One Oryza glaberrima chromosome 11, OglaRS2, whole genome shotgun sequence genomic region harbors:
- the LOC127755831 gene encoding uncharacterized protein LOC127755831, protein MAAGDDRLSALPDDLLIRVLHFAPAREAASTSLLSRRFGALWRSSGAVNLAACVPDGRDAFVRAAEAALAAADRAVTRLTLHVEGDDECSTYSSLRVGDHDVLDAVVAHPAARRVEELRVAAVHRGQPDEHDDAVMDDDVFLYILRFSSLPSNTLRVLDLTRCHNFSPPPPPRTASAAVAFPRLTTLRLRQCTYSVKHLHGIVDAAPELATVHLEFVLLTSDRHRRFGPVTWNTGLRFPSATALALIHCRGEGGAPGRSMEVTAPRLRSFTYKGEAVRFDLTSPPPTAPDTTVVTADLHFTHGLGRCVYPHFIHNFTNARVLRLKANHLDDMAVAEVFPDLEHLRLELDGAYSGWSMAAETAAATIAGLLHCYPVLRQLELNFISDLPPDSSCKNTKQVKHLFQKKCDADFEKSIDDFMRLIKFKSKQRLDIPGLSDCSFACLKSSLRRVSLQFRLGEDSDCFGVRLIKFFAENAMFLEELHILTVETESSTMKKGVVSTHTFYRCDYLHLIYNFTMVKVLKLKSPSPSPSPHHLTDMAFIEEFPNVEHLELDGAYNTWCHMAATSSLI, encoded by the exons CTCCTCATTCGCGTCCTCCACTTCGCGCCCGCCAGGGAGGCCGCGTCCACCAGCTTGCTGTCGCGGCGGTTCGGCGCGCTCTGGCGCTCCTCCGGCGCCGTCAACCTCGCCGCCTGCGTCCCCGACGGCAGGGACGCCTTCGTCCGTGCCGCcgaggcggcgctcgccgccgccgaccgcgccgtcaCGCGGCTCACCCTGCACGTCGAGGGAGACGACGAGTGCTCCACGTACAGCTCGCTCAGAGTCGGAGATCACGACGTGCTCGACGCCGTGGTCGCCcacccggcggcgcgccgcgtcgaggagctccgcgtcgccgccgtccaccgtgGCCAGCCGGACGAACACGACGACGCCGTGATGGACGACGACGTCTTCCTCTACATCCTCaggttctcctccctcccgtCGAACACCCTCCGCGTGCTGGACCTCACCAGGTGCCACaacttctcgccgccgccgccgccgcgcaccgcctccgccgccgtcgccttcccgAGGCTAACGACGCTACGGCTGCGACAATGCACGTATAGCGTCAAACACCTCCACGGCATCGTCGACGCCGCGCCGGAGCTCGCCACCGTGCACCTGGAGTTCGTCCTCCTCACGTCCGATCGCCATCGCCGCTTCGGCCCCGTAACATGGAACACCGGCCTCCGCTTCCCGTCGGCCACCGCGCTCGCGCTGATCCACTGCCGGGGCGAAGGAGGCGCACCGGGCAGATCAATGGAGGTCACCGCGCCGAGGCTGCGATCCTTCACGTACAAGGGAGAAGCGGTGCGGTTCGACctaacctcgccgccgccgacggcgccggacACGACGGTGGTCACCGCCGACCTCCACTTCACCCACGGCCTCGGGCGATGCGTCTACCCGCATTTCATCCACAACTTCACCAACGCTAGGGTGCTCCGGCTCAAGGCGAACCACCTCGACGACATGGCCGTCGCCGAGGTGTTCCCCGACCTGGAACACCTCCGCCTCGAGCTCGACGGAGCTTACAGCGGCTGGAGcatggcggcggagacggcggcggcgacgatcgcCGGCCTGCTCCATTGCTACCCGGTACTTCGTCAACTCGAGCTCAATTTCATCAGCGATTTGCCACCTGATTCTTCTTGCAAGAACACCAAGCAAGTGAAGCATTTGTTTCAGAAGAAATGTGATGCGGATTTCGAGAAGTCGATCGATGATTTCATGCGCCTCATCAAATTCAAATCGAAGCAGAGATTGGATATCCCTGGACTGAGTGATTGCTCCTTCGCATGCTTGAAGAGTAGTTTGAGAAGAGTCAGTCTGCAGTTCAGGTTGGGAGAGGATTCCGATTGTTTTGGAGTTCGTCTGATCAAATTCTTCGCTGAAAACGCAATGTTTCTCGAAGAACTGCACATTTTGACAGTGGAAACCGAAAGCAGTACAA tgAAGAAGGGAGTAGTTTCCACCCACACCTTCTATCGGTGCGATTACCTACACTTGATCTACAACTTCACTATGGTCAAGGTGCTCAAGCTgaagtcgccgtcgccgtcgccgtcgccgcaccacCTCACCGACATGGCTTTCATCGAGGAGTTCCCCAACGTCGAGCACCTCGAGCTTGATGGAGCTTACAACACTTGGTGCCACATGGCGGCGACCTCAAGCTTAATCTAG